Within the Pseudomonas orientalis genome, the region AGCACCGAATCCACTAAAGGCGAGCAGGCAGACAAGCAACGCCAGGCCGACCTGGAGCGGGATTTACGCTACTTCAACCAGCGCGCGCAAAGCGCCCAGGTTGTGCCGCCGGCCACGTCCACCGACAAGGTGCAAATCGGCAGTTGGGTGACCTTCGCCAATGAGCAGGACGAGCAGCAGCGCATCCAGTTGGTCGGCGAAGACCAGGCCGACGCCAACGCGGGCCTGATCAATTGGGGTTCGCCCCTGGGCCGCGCCTTGCTGGGCGCCCAGGTGGGTGACGAGGTGCTGTGGAAGCGCCCGGTCGGCGATCAGTTGATCGAAGTGCTGCGCATCGAACCCGAGGCTTAGACGATGCCCTGGGCCAGCATCGCGTCGGCAACTTTGACGAAGCCTGCGATGTTCGCGCCCTTTACATAGTTGACCCGGCCATTTTCTTCGCCGTAATGCACGCAAGCATGGTGGATCGATTGCATGATGGTGTGCAGCTTGCTGTCCACTTCACCCGCGGTCCATAGCAGGCGCATGGCGTTCTGCGACATCTCCAGGCCACTGACGGCCACGCCGCCGGCATTGGAGGCCTTGCCCGGCGCGAACAGAATGCCCGCGTCGATAAAGATATCCACCGCCTCGAGCGTGGTCGGCATGTTGGCGCCTTCGGCCACGCAGATGCAGCCATTGCGCAACAGCGTGCGGGCAGCCTCTGCGTCGAGTTCGTTCTGGGTGGCACAGGGCAGCGCGATATCGCACGCCAGCGCCCAGGGTGTTTGACCTTGGCGAAACTCCAGGCCGAAACGCTCGGCCAGTTCGCTGATACGGCCACGCTGCACGTTTTTCAGCGCCAGCAGGGCCGACCATTGCTCCTCGGTCAAACCGCTCTCGGCGTACAGCGTACCTTCGGAGTCCGACAGGGAAACCACCTTGCCACCCAGGTCCATCACTTTGCGCGCAGCGTACTGCGCCACGTTGCCGGAACCCGAGATCGCCACACGTTTGCCTTCGACCCGCTGGCCCTGGCGCTTGAGCATTTCCTCGGCGAAATACACACAGCCAAACCCAGTAGCTTCTGGACGGATCAGGCTGCCGCCATAGGTCATGCCTTTGCCGGTCAGGACCGAGGTGAATTGATTAGCCAGGCGTTTGTACTGACCGAACAGGAAGCCGATTTCCCGTGCGCCCACGCCGATATCGCCGGCCGGTACGTCCACGTCCGCACCGATATGACGGTACAGCTCGCTCATGAAGGCCTGGCAGAAGCGCATCACTTCGGCGTCGCTCTTGCGCTTGGGATCGAAGTCCGAACCGCCTTTGCCGCCGCCCATGGGCAACGAGGTCAGGGAGTTCTTGAAGGTCTGCTCGAAGGCGAGGAATTTCAGCACGCCCAGGTTCACCGAGGGGTGAAAGCGCAAACCGCCCTTGTACGGGCCGATGGCACTGTTCATCTGGATACGAAAACCGCGATTGACCTGGACCTTGCCATGATCATCCACCCAGGACACCCGAAAGGTGATCGCGCGTTCCGGCTCGCACATGCGCTCCAGAATGCCCGAGGTCAGGTAGTGGGGGTTGGCTTCAAGAAACGGCCACAGACTGCGTAGGACTTCCTCCACGGCCTGATGGAATTCCGGTTGGTCGGGGTCGCGTTTCTTGAGGCGGGCAAGGAAGGATTCGACGGATTCGCTCATGAAAAGTCTCGGCAAAATGATTGTTGTTAAACAGAGATTGAGCCGGACTTTATCAATTCGTTTCGCACCGTGACAGGGCAAAATGTCGCCTTTATGAATTTAAATGGTGCATTTGTATAAATAAACAGCGCTTTTTGCCCTGAAACGGGGATTTCAACCCGACACACGCACCAATCAATGAAAGGCTATCGCAGTGACGAAATCAAACCGGTTTGCCGCGTTGGCCGGCGATCAGCGCCTGGGTGTTTACCGGTTTCCAGCCCAGCAGGGCGATCACCAGCGACAACACCTGAAAGCCTGCGATCAATGCCAGGCAGCCCGGCCAGCCCCACTGCTCCCAGAGCAGCGCCGGGGCCACGGCGCCGGCGCTGCCGCCCAGGTAATAGCCGGTCAGGTACAGGCCCACGGCGCCGGATTTGTCCTGCCCGGCCGTGGTGGCGATGTAGGCATTGGCGCAGGCCTGGGCCAGGAATACGCCGGTCGAGCTCAGGGCCAGTCCCAGCACGATCAGCCACAGGGACGGCAACAAGGTCAGGGCCGACCCGCAGAGCCCGAGGGCCACGGCGGCGCTCAGTAACTGCGATTGCGGTCGCGATTTGCTCAAGCGCCCGGCTATGGGAATCACCACCAGCGCCAGCAGGAACACGGCATACAGTGTCCCCAAGGCGGCGGCGCCCAGGTTGAACGGTGCCTGGCTGAGATACAGCCCGGCATAGGTAAAGGTGGCGACTTGCGAGAACAGCACGCAGAAACCGACGCCATAGGCCGCCAGCAGGGGTTTGCGCAAAAGCC harbors:
- a CDS encoding GreA/GreB family elongation factor; amino-acid sequence: MSRAFVNEDNAAAQADQPVERQVSAQPNRLTAQGLAQLQAKVTQLQLEYSTESTKGEQADKQRQADLERDLRYFNQRAQSAQVVPPATSTDKVQIGSWVTFANEQDEQQRIQLVGEDQADANAGLINWGSPLGRALLGAQVGDEVLWKRPVGDQLIEVLRIEPEA
- the gdhA gene encoding NADP-specific glutamate dehydrogenase, translated to MSESVESFLARLKKRDPDQPEFHQAVEEVLRSLWPFLEANPHYLTSGILERMCEPERAITFRVSWVDDHGKVQVNRGFRIQMNSAIGPYKGGLRFHPSVNLGVLKFLAFEQTFKNSLTSLPMGGGKGGSDFDPKRKSDAEVMRFCQAFMSELYRHIGADVDVPAGDIGVGAREIGFLFGQYKRLANQFTSVLTGKGMTYGGSLIRPEATGFGCVYFAEEMLKRQGQRVEGKRVAISGSGNVAQYAARKVMDLGGKVVSLSDSEGTLYAESGLTEEQWSALLALKNVQRGRISELAERFGLEFRQGQTPWALACDIALPCATQNELDAEAARTLLRNGCICVAEGANMPTTLEAVDIFIDAGILFAPGKASNAGGVAVSGLEMSQNAMRLLWTAGEVDSKLHTIMQSIHHACVHYGEENGRVNYVKGANIAGFVKVADAMLAQGIV